The following proteins are encoded in a genomic region of Brachypodium distachyon strain Bd21 chromosome 1, Brachypodium_distachyon_v3.0, whole genome shotgun sequence:
- the LOC100830706 gene encoding thioredoxin-like protein CDSP32, chloroplastic → MASAASFLATLASSAATASLNATPVISAGPGSSIIKARFLPSTSRRRRAALRAAAVSGTEKANPAPSSSPGNNNKGGRDERVVQVHSAEEFDAALQAAKNRLVVVEFAASHSVNSSRIYPCMVDLSRTCGDVDFLLVMGDESDATRALCAREGITQVPHFSFYKGAEKVHEEEGIGPDQLAGDVLYYGDNHAGVVQLHSRADVEALMAENAGEGGKLLVLDVGLKHCGPCVKVYPTVVKLSRSMADTTVFARMNGDENDACMEFLKDMEVVEVPTFLFIRDSKIVGRYVGSGRGELIGEILRYQGVRVTY, encoded by the coding sequence atggcctccgccgccagcttcCTGGCCACTCTGGCCAGCTCCGCCGCCACAGCCAGCCTGAACGCCACGCCggtgatcagcgccggccctGGCAGCAGCATCATCAAGGCCAGGTTCCTTCCATCGACCTCGCGGAGGCGCCGCGCGGCGCTCAGGGCGGCTGCGGTGTCCGGCACGGAGAAGGCGAATCCGgcgccatcttcttccccgggcaacaacaacaagggcGGCAGGGACGAGCGCGTGGTCCAGGTCCACAGCGCGGAGGAGTTCGACGCCGCGCTGCAGGCGGCGAAGAACcggctggtggtggtggagttcGCGGCGAGCCACAGCGTGAACAGCAGCCGGATCTACCCGTGCATGGTGGACCTGAGCCGCACCTGCGGCGACGTGGACTTCCTCCTGGTGATGGGGGACGAGTCGGACGCCACGCGCGCGCTGTGCGCCCGGGAAGGGATCACCCAGGTTCCCCACTTCTCCTTCTACAAGGGCGCCGAGAAGGtgcacgaggaggaaggcaTCGGGCCCGACCAGCTGGCCGGCGACGTGCTCTACTACGGCGACAACCACGCGGGCGTCGTGCAGCTGCACTCCAGGGCCGACGTGGAGGCGCTCATGGCGGAGAACGCCGGGGAAGGGGGCAAGCTGCTGGTGCTTGACGTCGGGCTCAAGCACTGCGGGCCCTGCGTCAAGGTCTATCCCACCGTGGTGAAGCTCTCCCGCTCCATGGCCGACACCACCGTGTTTGCGCGGATGAACGGCGACGAGAACGACGCCTGCATGGAGTTCCTCAAGGACATGGAGGTCGTCGAGGTGCCCACTTTCCTCTTCATCAGGGATAGCAAGATCGTCGGCCGGTACGTCGGCTCTGGTAGAGGGGAGCTCATCGGTGAGATCCTCAGATACCAGGGCGTCAGGGTCACCTACTGA